The Actinomycetota bacterium genomic sequence GCATCATCGGCGAGAGCCCGCAGATGAAGCAGATCCTTGAGACAGTCGCGCGGGTAGCCGCCTCCGAAGCTTCGGTCATGATCTACGGCGAGAGCGGCACCGGCAAGGAGCTGATCGCCCGGGCGCTTCACGAGCAGAGCTCGCGGCAAGGCAAGCCCTTCATCCAGCTGAGCTGCGCCGCCCTGCCCGAAACTCTTTTGGAAAGTGAACTCTTCGGATACGAGAAGGGCGCCTTCACGGGCGCAGGCGATTCAAAGCCAGGCCGCTTCGAGCTGGCCGACACGGGCACGCTCTTCCTCGACGAGATCGGCGACATCTCCCTGACGGTGCAGGTGAAGCTGCTACGGGTGCTGGAACAGATGAGCTTCGAGAGGCTCGGCAGCTCCAAGACCATCAATGTCGACGTGCGGCTGATCGGCGCCACAAACCGCGACCTTCCCTCGATGATCAAGCAGGGACAGTTCCGCGAGGACCTTTACTACCGGCTGAACGTCATTCCCGTAAACATGCCGCCGCTCCGCGAGCGCCGCGGCGACATCAGTCTTCTGGCCAAGCATTTTCTGACGCGATTCGCGCCGGACAAGGAGCTTGCCGACAGCTCGCTGCGGCTGCTTGAAGCCTATCACTGGCCCGGGAACGTCCGCGAACTGCAAAACACGATCGAGCGGGCGACGATCCTCAGCCAGGGCAAGGCTATCTGCCCCGAGGACCTGCCGGCGGAGGTGCGCATGGGCGCGCCTCTTTCCAGCGATGCGATCCGGCTGCCGGCCGAGGGAGTTGCACTGGAGAAAGTCGAGCGTGAACTGATAGCTCAGGCGCTGACGAGAACCGACGGCAACCGCACCAGAGCCGCCGCACTGCTTGGCGTCAGCCGCCACACCCTTTTGTACCGGATTGAAAAATACGGGCTGGAAAAGTGAGCGCCTTCATTGATACCCGCCGGGGTAATCCGCTTGATACTCCTGCATATAATCGATTTCTTGCCGGCTTGACGCTGACAAATGAGGTCTGTATTCTGAGGAATATCCCTATGAACCGTTTTAGTTTCATTTCAAGGAGCCAAAGCTGATCTCATGAAACGCCTCGGGCTCCTCTATCTGGCAGCGCAAAACCTCCGCCGTAAACCATTCCGGAGCTTTGTAACCATTGCCATCGTCGGTCTGGCGGCGGGCGCTCTGTTCTCCGCGACGCTGCTGATCGGCAGCGTCGACCGCAGTCTCGAAGTGGGAATGCAACGCCTGGGCGCCGACCTGCTGGTCGTGCCCGAAGGCTCCCAGGAATCGGGACAGGCGGCGCTGATCACCGGCGCCCCCGCGAGCTTTTACATGGACCACTCCGTGCTCGACCAGGTGCGCAACATCAACGGCGTCGCCCAGGCGTCACCGCAGCTGTTCATCGAATCCATGCTCTCTTCGCAGTGTTGTACCGGCCACGTCCAGATCGTGGGTTACGATCCGGGCAGCGATTTTGTCATCGGCCCCTGGCTGGCGCAGAATCTCAACCGGACACTCGACAGAAACGAGGTCGTCATCGGCTCGCTGATCCTGGCCAACAAGGGTGAGCAGGTGCATTTTTACGGCCATGATTTCGATGTCGCCGGGGTGCTCGACGGCACCGGCATGGGCGCCGACGAGAGTGTCTTCATGAACATCGACACGGCCTATCTGATGGCGGAAGAGTCGGCACAGGTGGCGGAATCGCCCCTCGACGTCAAACGTGGCACCATCTCCTCGGTGCTGGTTAAGATCGCGCCGGGGTCCAACATCGACCAGGTTACGCAACGGATCAAGTCCAACGTCCCCGGGACCATGGTCATCACCGCCAACGAGCTCAGCCGGTCGGTCACAGACCGTCTTTCCGGCTTCACCAGGGGATTTATCGCCATCGACGCCATCGTCTGGGTGATGTCGCTGCTCACCATCGCTGCAATCTTTTCCATGATCGTCAACGAGCGCCAGCGCGAGATCGGCCTGCTGCGGGCAATGGGCTCGAGCCGGCGTTTCGTCTTCCGCCTGATGCTGACCGAGGCGGTTTTCCTGACCGCTGCCGGCGGCATAGCCGGCATCTTCGTGGGCGGCGCCGCCCTTTTCATCTTCAAGGCGGTCATTACTTCCAGTCTGGGAATTCCTTACCTGTGGCCGCCGCTGTGGTACTTCGCCATGCTGATGGGCGGCACACTCCTGTTATCGATAATAAGCGGCGCCCTGGCCTCGCTCTATCCGGCCCTTAGCTCCAGCCGTCTGGAACCATATGCGGCCATCAGGCAGGGTGAATAAATGACCGACGACGCCATGATAGTCCTCAAGGATCTCAGCAAGGCTTACAAGGTCGGGCCGAGCACTGTGCGGGCGGTCGACAGTATTGACCTGGAGATTCCTCGTGGTCAACTGGTATCGATCGTCGGGCATTCCGGCTCAGGCAAGACCACGCTCCTGAGCCTGATGGGCGGCTTGACCAAGCCGAGTTCAGGCAGAGTCATCATCGACGGCACCAACATCTGGAACCTCTCCGATAAGGAGATGTCGCTTCTCAGGAACGAGAAGATCGGTTTTTCCTTCCAGTTTGCAAGCCTTCTGCCGACCCTGACTTCGCTTGATAACGTCAGGCTGCCTTCCACCTTCGGCAGCAGGAACGGCACCGGCGACAACGGCCGCTCCGCCGACCTGCTCAAGCTCGTGGGCCTCGAGGACAGGATGTATTCGTATCCGGGTCAGCTCTCCGGCGGCGAGCAACGCCGGGTGGCGCTGGCGCGCACACTGATGAACCAACCCAAACTCATTCTCGCTGACGAACCCACCGGCGACCTCGACGAAGACACCGAGGCCGACATCCTCGAGATCTTCAAGCGGATAAACTCGGAAGGCATCACCATCGTCATCGTTACCCATTCCCGGG encodes the following:
- a CDS encoding sigma-54 dependent transcriptional regulator; translation: MPNSILIVDDEKNMRFVVGRALSGAGHEVREASSGEEALDAFDDSVPDLVILDQRMPGMGGLEALAEIKKQHPGLPVIMLTAHGNVESAVQAMKAGATEYLTKPFDVEELKLTVAKALKVGKLEREVDYLRGELDRDYDTSGIIGESPQMKQILETVARVAASEASVMIYGESGTGKELIARALHEQSSRQGKPFIQLSCAALPETLLESELFGYEKGAFTGAGDSKPGRFELADTGTLFLDEIGDISLTVQVKLLRVLEQMSFERLGSSKTINVDVRLIGATNRDLPSMIKQGQFREDLYYRLNVIPVNMPPLRERRGDISLLAKHFLTRFAPDKELADSSLRLLEAYHWPGNVRELQNTIERATILSQGKAICPEDLPAEVRMGAPLSSDAIRLPAEGVALEKVERELIAQALTRTDGNRTRAAALLGVSRHTLLYRIEKYGLEK
- a CDS encoding ABC transporter permease; translated protein: MKRLGLLYLAAQNLRRKPFRSFVTIAIVGLAAGALFSATLLIGSVDRSLEVGMQRLGADLLVVPEGSQESGQAALITGAPASFYMDHSVLDQVRNINGVAQASPQLFIESMLSSQCCTGHVQIVGYDPGSDFVIGPWLAQNLNRTLDRNEVVIGSLILANKGEQVHFYGHDFDVAGVLDGTGMGADESVFMNIDTAYLMAEESAQVAESPLDVKRGTISSVLVKIAPGSNIDQVTQRIKSNVPGTMVITANELSRSVTDRLSGFTRGFIAIDAIVWVMSLLTIAAIFSMIVNERQREIGLLRAMGSSRRFVFRLMLTEAVFLTAAGGIAGIFVGGAALFIFKAVITSSLGIPYLWPPLWYFAMLMGGTLLLSIISGALASLYPALSSSRLEPYAAIRQGE
- a CDS encoding ABC transporter ATP-binding protein; its protein translation is MTDDAMIVLKDLSKAYKVGPSTVRAVDSIDLEIPRGQLVSIVGHSGSGKTTLLSLMGGLTKPSSGRVIIDGTNIWNLSDKEMSLLRNEKIGFSFQFASLLPTLTSLDNVRLPSTFGSRNGTGDNGRSADLLKLVGLEDRMYSYPGQLSGGEQRRVALARTLMNQPKLILADEPTGDLDEDTEADILEIFKRINSEGITIVIVTHSRAVASQAQRALRMNRGHLAEDSD